A window from Mycobacterium saskatchewanense encodes these proteins:
- a CDS encoding chloride channel protein has product MDGGSGESAEGEPLPHEASVRGAGGRFGASIRGSGYLQKWLLLVVIIGVIAGLGAVVFYLLLKYTSDFLLGYLAGYDLPKPVGEGGGRGSTGFRRAWAIPLITTAGALLSALLVAALAPEATGHGTDAAIEAVHTDPRAIRFRAVLVKMVASALTIGSGGSAGREGPTAQISAGFCSLLTRRLNLSDEDGRIAVALGIGAGIGAIFAAPLGGAVLAASITYRDDFDYRCLLPGFITSGTAYAVLGAFLGFDPLFGFIDAEYRFEKAGPLLWFVVIGLAAAAVGYLYARVFHASVRITRRLPGGPVLKPAIGGLLVGLLGLAIPQILSSGYGWAQLSADRGSLMHIPLWVVVVLPFAKIVATSLSIGSGGSGGLFGPGIVIGAFVGAAVWRLGELLALPGVPHEPGVFVVVGMMTCFGSVARAPLAIMIMVAEMTGSFSVVPGAILSVGIAALLMSRTNVTIYEAQRLNRETAAAERERGEAPTAGTAG; this is encoded by the coding sequence ATGGATGGGGGATCCGGCGAGTCGGCGGAGGGCGAGCCGCTGCCCCACGAGGCGTCCGTCCGCGGGGCGGGAGGCCGGTTCGGGGCGTCGATCCGCGGGTCCGGCTACCTGCAGAAGTGGCTGCTGCTCGTGGTGATCATCGGCGTCATCGCCGGGCTGGGCGCCGTCGTGTTCTACCTCTTGCTGAAGTACACGAGCGATTTCCTGCTCGGTTACCTGGCGGGCTACGACCTGCCCAAGCCGGTCGGGGAGGGCGGCGGGCGCGGGTCCACCGGCTTCCGGCGGGCCTGGGCGATTCCGTTGATCACGACGGCCGGCGCGCTGCTGTCGGCGCTGCTGGTGGCCGCGCTCGCCCCCGAAGCCACCGGCCATGGCACCGACGCGGCCATCGAGGCGGTGCACACCGATCCGCGGGCGATCCGCTTCCGGGCGGTGCTGGTGAAGATGGTGGCCAGCGCGTTGACGATCGGTTCGGGCGGTTCGGCCGGCCGCGAGGGGCCGACCGCCCAGATCTCGGCCGGGTTCTGTTCGTTGCTGACGCGCCGGCTCAACCTGTCCGACGAGGACGGCCGGATCGCCGTGGCGCTGGGCATCGGCGCGGGGATCGGCGCGATCTTCGCCGCGCCGCTGGGCGGGGCCGTGCTGGCCGCGTCGATCACCTACCGCGACGACTTCGACTACCGCTGCCTGCTGCCGGGGTTCATCACCTCAGGGACCGCGTACGCGGTGCTGGGCGCGTTTCTCGGCTTCGATCCGCTGTTCGGGTTCATCGACGCCGAGTACCGCTTCGAAAAGGCGGGGCCGCTGTTGTGGTTCGTCGTCATCGGCCTGGCCGCGGCCGCCGTCGGCTACCTGTACGCCCGGGTCTTTCACGCGTCGGTCCGCATCACCCGCCGGCTCCCCGGCGGCCCGGTGCTCAAGCCGGCCATCGGCGGGCTGCTGGTGGGCCTGCTCGGACTGGCGATCCCGCAGATCCTCAGCAGCGGCTACGGCTGGGCGCAGCTATCGGCCGACCGCGGCTCCCTGATGCACATCCCGCTCTGGGTGGTCGTGGTCCTCCCGTTCGCCAAGATCGTCGCCACGTCGCTGTCGATCGGCAGCGGCGGGTCCGGCGGGCTGTTCGGGCCGGGCATCGTGATCGGCGCGTTCGTCGGGGCCGCCGTCTGGCGGCTGGGCGAACTCCTCGCCTTGCCCGGGGTGCCCCACGAGCCCGGCGTGTTCGTCGTCGTCGGGATGATGACGTGCTTCGGCAGCGTCGCGCGCGCACCCCTGGCCATCATGATCATGGTCGCGGAGATGACCGGATCGTTCTCGGTGGTGCCGGGTGCGATCCTGTCCGTCGGCATCGCGGCACTGCTCATGTCGCGCACCAACGTCACCATCTACGAGGCCCAGCGGCTCAACCGCGAGACCGCCGCGGCCGAGCGCGAGCGTGGGGAGGCCCCGACGGCCGGAACGGCCGGCTAG
- a CDS encoding nuclear transport factor 2 family protein, translating into MTAQQFSRRELADAFAKFEETVARAAETRDWAAWVAQYTPDVEYIEHAAGTMHGRDEVREWIQRTMTTFPGSHMVAFPSLWSVIDDSTGRIICELDNPMKDPGDGTVISATNISIVTYAGDGQWRRQEDIYNPLRFLRAGVKWCRRAHELGTLDEDAARWMQEYGGAQ; encoded by the coding sequence GTGACGGCTCAACAATTCTCCCGCCGCGAACTGGCCGACGCCTTCGCGAAGTTCGAGGAGACGGTGGCCCGGGCCGCCGAAACCCGGGACTGGGCGGCGTGGGTCGCCCAGTACACGCCGGACGTCGAGTACATCGAGCACGCGGCGGGCACCATGCACGGCCGCGACGAGGTGCGCGAGTGGATCCAGCGCACCATGACCACCTTCCCGGGCAGCCACATGGTGGCGTTCCCGTCGTTGTGGTCGGTCATCGACGACTCGACCGGGCGGATCATCTGCGAGCTGGACAATCCGATGAAGGACCCGGGCGACGGCACCGTCATCAGCGCCACCAACATCTCCATCGTCACCTACGCCGGCGACGGCCAGTGGCGCCGTCAGGAAGACATCTACAACCCGCTTCGATTCCTGCGGGCCGGCGTGAAGTGGTGTCGCAGGGCCCACGAGCTCGGCACGCTGGACGAGGACGCCGCCCGCTGGATGCAGGAATACGGAGGAGCGCAGTGA
- a CDS encoding class I SAM-dependent methyltransferase — protein MRSHDDTWDIKTSVGSTAVMVAAARAVETERPDPLIRDPYAKLLVTNAGAGVLWEAMLDPEVAAKVEALDEESAAQLEHMRGYQAVRTNFFDTYFKDAVADGIRQIVILASGLDSRAYRLDWPAGTTVYEIDQPQVLEYKSATLAEHGVTPSADRREVAIDLRQDWPAALRAAGFDPAARTAWLAEGLLMYLPAEAQDRLFTLIGELSPPGSRVSAETAPTHADERRQQMRERFRKVADELGLEDTVDVGELMYRDEHRADVTDWLNKNGWRARAQASTDEMRRLGRWIESVPMADDKDAFSDFVIAERL, from the coding sequence CTGCGCAGCCACGACGACACCTGGGACATCAAGACCAGCGTCGGCAGCACCGCCGTCATGGTGGCCGCCGCGCGCGCCGTCGAGACCGAGCGGCCGGACCCCCTCATCCGGGACCCGTACGCCAAACTCCTGGTCACCAACGCCGGCGCGGGCGTGCTGTGGGAGGCGATGCTCGACCCGGAGGTCGCCGCCAAGGTGGAGGCCCTCGACGAGGAGTCTGCGGCCCAGCTCGAGCACATGCGCGGCTACCAGGCCGTGCGGACCAACTTCTTCGACACCTACTTCAAGGACGCCGTCGCCGACGGGATCCGGCAGATCGTGATCCTGGCCTCGGGGCTGGACTCCCGCGCGTACCGCCTGGACTGGCCCGCCGGCACCACGGTCTACGAGATCGACCAGCCGCAGGTGCTGGAGTACAAATCCGCCACGCTGGCCGAGCACGGGGTGACGCCGTCGGCCGATCGTCGCGAGGTGGCCATCGACCTGCGTCAGGATTGGCCGGCGGCGTTGCGCGCAGCGGGCTTCGACCCGGCGGCCCGGACGGCGTGGCTGGCCGAGGGCCTGCTGATGTACCTGCCGGCCGAGGCCCAGGACCGGTTGTTCACCCTGATCGGCGAGCTGAGCCCGCCCGGGAGTCGGGTGTCGGCGGAGACCGCGCCCACCCACGCCGACGAACGGCGCCAACAGATGCGCGAGCGGTTCCGCAAGGTGGCCGACGAGCTCGGCCTCGAGGACACCGTCGACGTCGGGGAGCTGATGTACCGCGACGAGCACCGGGCGGACGTCACGGACTGGCTGAACAAGAACGGCTGGCGCGCCCGCGCGCAGGCCTCGACGGACGAGATGCGCCGGCTCGGCCGCTGGATCGAGAGCGTCCCGATGGCCGACGACAAAGACGCGTTCTCCGACTTCGTGATCGCGGAGCGTCTGTAG
- a CDS encoding DUF427 domain-containing protein codes for MAHRQVLEPSAGHPITIEPTKGRVQVRVNGELIADTTAALELREATLPVVQYIPFNDVVRERLTRTDTSTYCPFKGDASYYSVTTSAGDTVDDVIWTYEQPFPAVAAIAGHVAFYPNKAEISVSGQ; via the coding sequence ATGGCACACCGACAGGTTCTGGAACCCAGCGCCGGGCATCCGATCACCATCGAGCCGACCAAGGGGCGGGTGCAGGTCCGCGTCAACGGCGAGCTGATCGCGGACACCACCGCGGCGCTGGAATTGCGCGAGGCGACTTTGCCTGTGGTGCAATACATTCCGTTCAACGACGTGGTCCGGGAGCGGCTGACGCGGACGGACACCAGCACCTACTGCCCGTTCAAGGGCGACGCCAGCTACTACAGCGTCACCACGTCGGCCGGCGACACCGTCGACGACGTGATCTGGACCTACGAGCAGCCCTTCCCGGCCGTCGCTGCGATCGCGGGTCACGTCGCCTTCTACCCGAACAAGGCCGAGATCAGCGTCTCCGGTCAGTAA
- a CDS encoding nuclear transport factor 2 family protein, translated as MATPFDDPQGELAWMFLESISEGGDLDEGFALLSDDFTYWTLYTRTSCDKETLRRAIEERKRALEVTIDLQGCVNEGDTVVVEAHATGTTADGVSYDSPFACVFETRDGLIVAMRVYSDTRAQETALPGWRPY; from the coding sequence GTGGCGACACCCTTCGATGACCCGCAGGGAGAACTGGCGTGGATGTTCCTGGAGAGCATCAGCGAGGGCGGGGACCTGGACGAGGGCTTCGCGCTGCTCAGTGACGACTTCACCTACTGGACGCTGTACACCCGCACGTCGTGCGACAAGGAGACGCTGCGGCGGGCCATCGAGGAACGCAAGCGTGCCCTCGAGGTCACCATCGACCTGCAGGGGTGCGTCAACGAGGGAGACACCGTGGTCGTCGAGGCCCACGCCACCGGCACCACCGCCGACGGCGTGAGCTACGACAGCCCGTTCGCGTGCGTCTTCGAAACCCGCGACGGGCTTATCGTCGCGATGCGGGTCTACAGCGACACCCGCGCCCAGGAGACGGCGCTCCCCGGGTGGCGCCCTTACTGA
- a CDS encoding class I SAM-dependent methyltransferase, which yields MARTLDDSWDIATSVGATAVMVALARARETAAADPLIRDQFAEPLVSTPELEGVREQVAAWWAGSDDDDPESAVDAQAMIDYQAVRTHFFDEYFGNAVDAGIRQVVILAAGLDSRAYRLAWPAGTVVYEIDLPKVLEYKATVLADHGATPAADRRPVPVDLRHDWPQALRDAGFDAGRATAWLAEGLLPFLPAAAQEAMFASIDELSGPGSRVAVEIFGIDPEKRREAEERWAELKAKREARGQDTSFNPFDLWFDDEGRPDSAEWFGAHGWATRTVGAREEALRLGRPPRSEDRPFANSFVTATKP from the coding sequence ATGGCGCGCACCCTGGACGATTCCTGGGACATCGCCACCAGCGTTGGGGCGACCGCGGTGATGGTCGCGCTGGCCCGTGCCCGCGAGACGGCCGCCGCCGACCCGCTGATACGCGACCAGTTCGCCGAACCGCTGGTCTCCACGCCCGAGCTCGAGGGGGTGCGCGAGCAGGTGGCCGCCTGGTGGGCCGGGTCTGACGATGACGACCCGGAGTCCGCCGTCGACGCCCAGGCCATGATCGACTACCAGGCGGTACGCACCCACTTCTTCGACGAGTACTTCGGGAACGCCGTCGACGCCGGAATCCGGCAGGTCGTGATCCTCGCCGCCGGCCTGGATTCGCGCGCGTACCGGTTGGCGTGGCCCGCCGGCACCGTCGTCTACGAGATCGACCTGCCCAAGGTGCTCGAGTACAAGGCGACCGTCCTCGCCGACCACGGCGCTACTCCCGCCGCCGACCGGCGGCCCGTGCCCGTCGATCTGCGCCACGACTGGCCGCAGGCGTTGCGCGACGCGGGATTCGACGCCGGTCGCGCCACCGCCTGGCTGGCCGAGGGGCTACTTCCCTTTCTGCCGGCGGCGGCGCAGGAGGCCATGTTCGCCTCGATCGACGAGCTGAGCGGGCCGGGCAGCCGGGTGGCGGTCGAGATCTTCGGGATCGACCCCGAGAAGCGTCGCGAAGCCGAGGAGAGGTGGGCCGAGTTGAAGGCCAAGCGCGAAGCGCGCGGCCAGGACACCTCGTTCAACCCGTTCGATCTCTGGTTCGACGACGAAGGTCGCCCCGACTCGGCCGAGTGGTTCGGCGCGCACGGCTGGGCCACCCGCACGGTCGGCGCGCGCGAGGAGGCGCTGCGGCTGGGACGCCCGCCGCGGTCCGAGGACCGGCCGTTCGCCAACAGCTTCGTGACGGCAACCAAGCCCTGA
- a CDS encoding Dps family protein: MTQFTIPGLTDKQGARLAELLQKQLSTYNDLHLTLKHIHWNVVGPNFIGVHEMIDPQVDAVRGFADDVAERIAALGASPQGTPGAIIKDRTWDDYSVGRDCVQSHLAALDLVYTGVIEDIRKSIEETEELDPVTQDLLIDQAGSLEKFQWFVRAHLESAGGQLTHEGSSTERDAASSARNTSA, from the coding sequence ATGACGCAGTTCACTATCCCGGGTTTGACCGATAAGCAGGGGGCGCGCCTCGCCGAACTGCTGCAGAAGCAATTGAGCACCTACAACGACCTTCACCTCACCCTCAAGCACATTCATTGGAATGTGGTGGGGCCCAACTTCATTGGTGTGCACGAGATGATCGACCCGCAGGTCGATGCGGTCCGCGGTTTCGCCGACGATGTCGCCGAGCGCATCGCGGCCCTGGGTGCCTCCCCGCAGGGGACGCCCGGCGCGATCATCAAAGACCGCACCTGGGACGACTATTCGGTGGGCCGCGACTGCGTGCAGTCGCATCTGGCGGCGCTCGACCTGGTCTACACCGGCGTCATCGAGGACATCCGCAAGAGCATCGAGGAGACCGAGGAACTCGATCCGGTCACCCAGGACCTGCTGATCGACCAGGCGGGGAGCCTGGAGAAGTTCCAATGGTTCGTCCGGGCCCACCTGGAGAGCGCCGGGGGCCAGTTGACCCACGAGGGCTCGTCGACCGAAAGGGACGCGGCGAGCAGCGCGCGCAACACGTCGGCGTAG
- a CDS encoding pirin family protein, protein MPAVTADTLALPRLSAARPADAERAVRSISTGPRGHEGEGFPVVRAFAGVSAAALDPFVHMDQMGEVNYQPGEPRGTDWHPHRGFETVTYMIDGKFAHQDSHGGGGLITDGATQWMTAGSGILHIETPPAELVDSGGLFHGVQLWVNLPKKDKFAAPRYQAIEGADVGLLASDDGGALVRIIAGEVDGRRGPGSTHTPITLAHATIHNGARLGMPWRRDFNALVYVLSGSGYVGPDAHPIRHGQLAVLGAGDRITVGAHSAQDSSSATAMDVLLLGGQPIREPVFHYGPFVMNSRSELIQAVQDYQDGKFGSIPPNALMPHRGGGTL, encoded by the coding sequence ATGCCTGCTGTCACGGCGGACACCCTGGCGTTGCCGCGCCTGAGCGCGGCCCGCCCCGCGGACGCCGAGCGCGCCGTGCGCTCGATCAGCACCGGCCCGCGCGGTCACGAGGGCGAGGGGTTCCCGGTCGTCCGGGCCTTCGCCGGGGTCAGCGCGGCGGCACTCGACCCGTTCGTCCACATGGACCAGATGGGTGAGGTCAACTATCAACCGGGGGAGCCGCGCGGCACCGACTGGCACCCGCACCGCGGATTCGAAACGGTCACCTACATGATCGACGGGAAATTCGCGCACCAGGATTCCCACGGCGGGGGCGGCCTGATCACCGACGGTGCGACGCAATGGATGACGGCCGGTTCCGGCATTCTGCACATCGAGACCCCGCCCGCCGAATTGGTGGACAGTGGCGGCTTATTTCACGGCGTCCAGCTGTGGGTGAACCTTCCGAAGAAGGACAAGTTCGCCGCGCCCCGCTACCAGGCCATTGAAGGGGCTGACGTGGGCCTGCTGGCGTCCGACGACGGCGGAGCGCTGGTGCGCATCATCGCCGGCGAGGTCGACGGCCGTCGCGGGCCTGGCAGCACGCACACGCCGATCACCCTGGCGCACGCGACGATCCACAACGGAGCGCGGCTCGGCATGCCGTGGCGCCGCGATTTCAATGCGCTGGTTTACGTGTTGTCCGGCAGCGGATATGTCGGTCCGGACGCCCATCCCATTCGCCACGGTCAGTTGGCGGTACTCGGCGCCGGGGACCGGATCACCGTCGGGGCGCATTCGGCGCAGGACTCCTCTTCGGCCACCGCAATGGATGTGTTGTTGTTGGGCGGTCAACCGATCCGCGAGCCCGTATTTCACTACGGGCCATTCGTGATGAACTCGCGCAGCGAATTGATCCAGGCGGTGCAGGACTATCAAGACGGAAAGTTCGGCAGTATCCCGCCAAACGCTTTAATGCCGCACCGTGGCGGTGGCACACTTTAG
- a CDS encoding NAD-dependent epimerase/dehydratase family protein, which produces MTPKPKLVIGANGFLGSHVTRLLAAQGASEGFEVRAMVRPTANTRAIDDLTLTRFHGDVFDAAAVRAAMDGVDDVYYCVVDTRAWLRDPSPLFRTNVEGLRNVLDVAVQSDLHRFVFTSTYATVGRRHGHVATEDDVIDSHGLSAYVQSRVQAENLVMRYVTEQNLPAVAMCVSTTYGGGDWGRTPHGAFIAGAVFGKLPFQMNGIQLEVVGVDDAARAMLLAAERGRVGERYLISERMIPLKEVVRIAADEAGVPPPRRSISVPVLYVLGALGSLRARLTGKDAELSLESVRMMRAEAPVDHSKAVRELGWHPRPVEESIREAARFWAAMKSPRKGAKGAQTGAAAQAD; this is translated from the coding sequence GTGACCCCGAAACCCAAGCTGGTCATCGGCGCCAACGGCTTCCTGGGTTCGCACGTGACCCGGCTGCTCGCCGCCCAGGGCGCGTCGGAGGGATTCGAGGTGCGGGCGATGGTGCGCCCGACCGCGAACACCCGCGCCATCGACGACCTCACGCTGACCCGGTTTCATGGCGACGTGTTCGACGCGGCCGCCGTGCGTGCGGCGATGGACGGTGTGGACGACGTGTACTACTGCGTGGTCGACACGCGCGCCTGGCTGCGGGACCCCTCGCCGCTGTTTCGCACCAATGTCGAAGGCCTGCGCAATGTGCTCGACGTCGCCGTCCAGTCCGACCTGCACCGGTTTGTCTTCACCAGCACCTACGCGACGGTGGGCCGGCGGCACGGCCATGTCGCGACCGAGGACGACGTCATCGACTCCCATGGCCTGAGCGCCTACGTGCAGTCGCGTGTGCAGGCCGAGAACCTGGTGATGCGGTACGTGACCGAACAAAACCTGCCCGCCGTGGCGATGTGTGTGTCGACCACGTACGGCGGCGGCGACTGGGGCCGCACCCCGCACGGCGCGTTCATCGCAGGGGCGGTGTTCGGCAAGCTGCCCTTCCAGATGAACGGCATCCAGCTCGAAGTCGTCGGCGTCGACGACGCCGCCCGGGCCATGCTCCTGGCCGCCGAGCGCGGGCGGGTCGGCGAGCGCTACCTCATCAGCGAAAGGATGATCCCGCTGAAAGAGGTGGTGCGGATCGCGGCCGACGAGGCGGGCGTACCGCCGCCCCGGCGCTCGATCTCGGTGCCGGTGCTTTACGTCCTGGGCGCGCTGGGCAGCCTGAGGGCGCGGCTCACCGGCAAAGACGCCGAGCTCAGCCTGGAATCGGTGCGGATGATGCGCGCCGAGGCCCCGGTCGACCACAGCAAGGCGGTCCGCGAGCTGGGCTGGCACCCGCGCCCGGTCGAGGAATCCATCCGGGAGGCGGCCCGATTCTGGGCCGCGATGAAATCCCCCCGGAAGGGCGCGAAGGGTGCGCAGACCGGCGCCGCGGCGCAGGCCGATTAG
- a CDS encoding DNA-3-methyladenine glycosylase family protein has protein sequence MTEHARTLTFPGAVSFGPTLAPLRRGPRDPCFQASRDGGIWRVSLLPSGPVTARISRAAADAAHCVAWGSGAPEFLERLPALLGVGDDASDFVPRDSTVAAAHRRVPHFRLGRTGLVLEALIPAIIEQRVPGADAFRSWRVLVSKYGTPAPGPAPPAMRVPPTAEAWRSIPSWEFHRANVDPRRALTVVTCAQRAASLERLTSRPAAQAREALTSLPGVGIWTAAETAQRAFGDADAVSVGDYHVPKMIGWTLLGRPVDDAGMLELLEPMRPHRHRVVRLLEVSGLAYEPRRGARLPVQHIHSI, from the coding sequence TTGACTGAGCACGCGCGCACTCTCACATTCCCCGGAGCCGTCAGCTTCGGGCCCACGCTGGCGCCGCTGCGCCGGGGACCGCGGGATCCCTGTTTCCAGGCGTCCCGTGACGGCGGGATCTGGCGGGTCAGCCTGCTGCCCAGCGGTCCCGTCACCGCCCGGATCAGCCGCGCCGCCGCCGACGCGGCGCACTGCGTGGCGTGGGGCAGCGGGGCGCCCGAGTTCCTCGAGAGGCTGCCCGCGCTGCTGGGTGTGGGGGACGACGCGTCGGACTTCGTGCCGCGCGACTCGACCGTCGCGGCGGCGCACCGCCGCGTCCCCCACTTCCGGCTGGGGCGCACGGGCCTCGTCCTCGAAGCCTTGATTCCGGCGATCATCGAGCAACGCGTTCCCGGCGCGGACGCGTTCCGCTCGTGGCGGGTGCTGGTTTCCAAGTACGGGACGCCCGCACCCGGACCGGCTCCACCCGCGATGCGCGTGCCGCCCACGGCCGAGGCATGGCGGAGCATCCCGTCGTGGGAATTCCACCGCGCGAACGTGGATCCGCGGCGCGCGCTGACGGTGGTGACCTGCGCGCAACGGGCCGCGTCGCTGGAACGGCTGACGTCGCGTCCGGCTGCGCAGGCCCGCGAGGCGTTGACGTCGCTTCCGGGTGTTGGGATCTGGACCGCGGCCGAGACGGCGCAGCGCGCGTTCGGCGACGCCGACGCCGTGTCGGTCGGCGACTACCACGTGCCGAAGATGATCGGCTGGACGCTGCTGGGCAGGCCGGTGGACGACGCCGGCATGCTCGAACTGCTCGAACCGATGCGACCCCATCGCCATCGGGTGGTCCGGCTGCTCGAAGTCAGCGGCCTGGCCTACGAACCGCGGCGCGGCGCCAGATTACCGGTGCAGCACATCCACTCGATTTGA
- a CDS encoding TetR/AcrR family transcriptional regulator produces MSPTASRRPGRPPAAKADETRQRIVQAARVVFSERGYDGATFQGIAGRADLTRPAINHYFPSKRLLYREVLAQTNELIIGSGIRQAKGQTTLVGRLTAFISVAVRANSENPAVSAFLVTAVLESQRHPELSGIENDSVRISREFLTWAVKDAIEHREVAADIDASALVETLLVVLCGVGFYSGYVRSHEEMLAVTEILRQLLEGALWGPGE; encoded by the coding sequence ATGTCTCCGACGGCGAGCCGCAGGCCGGGACGCCCTCCCGCCGCAAAAGCGGACGAGACGCGTCAGCGCATCGTGCAGGCGGCTCGCGTGGTGTTCAGTGAGCGTGGCTATGACGGCGCCACCTTTCAGGGCATCGCGGGCCGCGCCGATCTGACGAGGCCCGCGATCAATCACTACTTCCCCAGTAAGCGACTGCTATATCGGGAAGTATTGGCCCAGACCAACGAATTGATCATCGGTTCCGGCATTCGACAGGCCAAGGGGCAGACCACACTGGTCGGGCGGCTGACGGCTTTCATCTCTGTCGCCGTACGCGCCAATTCCGAGAATCCCGCGGTATCGGCGTTTTTGGTAACCGCCGTGCTGGAATCGCAACGGCACCCAGAATTAAGCGGAATCGAAAACGATTCAGTGCGAATCAGCCGCGAGTTTCTGACGTGGGCGGTCAAGGATGCGATCGAGCACCGCGAGGTGGCGGCCGATATCGACGCCTCCGCACTGGTCGAGACGCTGCTGGTCGTGCTGTGCGGCGTGGGCTTCTATTCCGGCTACGTCCGCAGCCACGAAGAGATGCTGGCGGTCACCGAGATCCTGCGGCAGCTGCTGGAAGGTGCGCTCTGGGGACCGGGGGAGTGA
- a CDS encoding class I SAM-dependent methyltransferase, protein MTDVDASLPPSLRTAGDSWAITELVGATALGVAAARAAETAGPAPLIRDEFARILVSSAGAPWARLADPELAWLDGDEQGRRAHRLGIDYQAVRTHFFDEYFGNAVDAGIRQVVILAAGLDSRAYRLAWPAGTVVYEIDQPKVLEYKTGTLERHGAVPAASRRPVAVDLRDDWPAALTAAGFDRTQPTAWLAEGLLPYLPSDAQDRLFEMFTALSAPGSQVAIEAFGLNTRSNSQRWQRMRERLGLDVNVHALTFHEPDRSDAAEWLAEHGWQVRAVNNREEMARLGRPVPDDLSDEAVRSTLLRGRLDAPFA, encoded by the coding sequence ATGACTGATGTGGACGCTTCCTTACCTCCTTCACTGCGGACCGCCGGGGACAGCTGGGCCATCACCGAACTCGTCGGCGCCACCGCGCTGGGCGTCGCCGCCGCGCGCGCGGCGGAGACCGCCGGACCCGCCCCCCTGATCCGCGACGAATTCGCCCGGATCCTGGTGTCTTCGGCCGGTGCCCCGTGGGCGCGGCTCGCCGACCCGGAGCTGGCTTGGCTCGACGGCGACGAGCAGGGCCGGCGCGCGCACCGCCTGGGCATCGATTACCAGGCCGTGCGCACCCATTTCTTCGACGAGTACTTCGGGAACGCGGTCGACGCCGGAATCCGCCAGGTGGTGATCCTCGCCGCCGGCCTGGATTCGCGCGCGTACCGGTTGGCGTGGCCCGCCGGCACCGTCGTCTACGAGATCGACCAGCCCAAGGTCCTGGAATACAAGACCGGGACGCTGGAACGGCACGGCGCGGTTCCCGCCGCCAGCCGGCGTCCGGTCGCGGTGGACCTGCGCGACGACTGGCCGGCCGCCCTGACGGCCGCCGGGTTCGATCGCACCCAGCCGACGGCGTGGCTTGCCGAAGGCCTGCTGCCGTACCTGCCGAGCGACGCGCAGGACCGGCTGTTCGAGATGTTCACCGCGCTGAGCGCCCCGGGCAGTCAGGTCGCCATCGAGGCTTTCGGCCTGAACACGCGCAGCAACTCTCAGCGCTGGCAGCGGATGCGCGAGCGACTGGGACTGGACGTCAACGTCCACGCGCTGACGTTCCACGAGCCCGACCGCTCCGATGCCGCCGAGTGGCTGGCCGAGCACGGCTGGCAGGTGCGCGCCGTGAACAACCGCGAGGAGATGGCCCGCCTCGGTCGCCCGGTGCCCGACGACCTGTCCGACGAGGCGGTCCGCAGCACGTTGCTGCGCGGGCGCCTCGACGCCCCATTCGCCTGA